The following proteins are encoded in a genomic region of Oncorhynchus keta strain PuntledgeMale-10-30-2019 chromosome 35, Oket_V2, whole genome shotgun sequence:
- the ppp2r3c gene encoding serine/threonine-protein phosphatase 2A regulatory subunit B'' subunit gamma produces the protein MSNDTVVHWKELLKRRLASSKKDERTEEEKKAEETALFTKYYTEWRGGGNRENYRNIPRFYYRLPAEDEVLLQKLREESRAVFLQRKSRELLDNEELQNLWFLLDKHQVPPMTGEEAMISYDSFLKVGEKAGVKCKQFFTARVYAKLLHNDPYGRISIMQFFNYVMRKVWLHQTRIGLSLYDVAGQGYLRESDLENYILELIPTLPQLDGLEKSFYSFYVCTAVRKFFFFLDPLRTGKIKIQDILACSFLDDLLELRDEELSKESQESNWFSAPSALRVYGQYLNLDKDHNGMLSKEELSRYGTGTLTSIFLDRVYQECLTYDGEMDYKTYLDFVLALENRKEPAALQYIFKLLDMENKGYLNVFALNYFFRAIQEQMKIHGQESVSFQDVKDEIFDMVKPKDPYKITLQDLVNSSQGDTVTSILIDLNGFWTYENREVLVANDNDSNTVDLDDT, from the exons ATGAGAGGactgaggaggagaagaaagcAGAGGAGACAGCACTCTTCACTAAATACTacacagagtggaggggtggaggcaACAGAGAGAACTACAGGAACATTCCACGCTTCTACTACAGG CTTCCTGCAGAGGATGAAGTTCTCCTGCAGAAGCTGCGAGAGGAGTCCAGAGCCGTCTTTCTGCAGAGGAAGAGCCGGGAGCTTCTGGACAATGAGGAGTTACAG AATCTGTGGTTTCTGCTGGACAAACATCAAGTACCACCCATGACAGGAGAGGAGGCAATGATAAGCTATGACAGTTTTCTGAAGGTTGGAGAAAAAGCAGGAGTTAAGTGCAA GCAGTTCTTCACTGCCAGGGTGTATGCCAAACTTCTCCACAACGATCCATATGGCAGGATATCAATTATGCAGTTCTTTAACTATGTCATGAGAAAAG TGTGGCTTCACCAGACGAGGATAGGACTGAGTCTCTATGACGTGGCTGGACAGGGCTACCTCCGTGAGTCT GACTTGGAGAACTACATTTTAGAGCTGATTCCCACACTCCCTCAGCTGGATGGCCTGGAGAAGTCCTTCTATTCCTTCTATGTCTGCACCGCTGTCCGCAAGTTTTTCTTCTTCCTGGATCCCCTACGGACTG GGAAAATTAAGATTCAAGACATCTTGGCCTGCAGCTTTTTGGATGATCTACTCGAGCTGAGAGATGAGGAGCTTTCCAAGGAGAGCCAGGAATCCAACTGGTTTTCTGCACCCTCTGCTCTTAGAGTTTATG GTCAGTACCTGAATCTTGACAAGGACCACAACGGCATGCTCAGTAAGGAGGAGCTGTCTCGCTACGGCACTGGCACTCTGACCAGCATATTTCTGGACCGCGTGTACCAGGAGTGCCTCACCTACGACGGAGAGATG GACTATAAGACGTACCTGGACTTTGTCCTGGCTCTGGAGAACAGGAAGGAGCCTGCAGCGCTGCAGTACATCTTCAAGTTGCTGGACATGGAGAATAAGGGCTATCTCAATGTCTTCGCACTCAACTACTTCTTCAGG GCCATTCAGGAGCAGATGAAAATCCATGGCCAGGAGTCGGTGTCCTTCCAGGATGTCAAG GATGAGATCTTTGACATGGTGAAGCCAAAGGATCCCTACAAGATCACACTGCAGGATCTAGTGAACAGCAGCCAAGGAGACACAGTAACCAGCATCCTCATTGATCTCAACGGATTCTGGACTTATGAAAACAGGGAAGTTCTGGTTGCTAATGACAACGACAGCAACACAGTTGACCTTGACGATACATGA
- the LOC118368137 gene encoding F-box only protein 33-like — MLFVFHTESSGTLPLSHNLTTVIFTLLFANNSLVACAMALCGGVGAMALPSELIVHIFSFLSDRDKLRASSVCSRWRECLFYPSLWMELKLRVGGGSNGGGYGSEQTPRLDFLMRKFGSFVRELQLEFAPVEGYLRPLNGVEGRMESVESDPQFPGRWKEAIITYLDQVLCVLGCIRNNRNLQKLSLYGDTCILQDEGILDSAYLNQVDQGGVKIKEIQQLLVEVLSNSRQMKWLSSAFMLGVVTPCSLASLSNPSAASLEHLSLLDNQLPCLSSPVELERLVHLRSLALDFCDFTSEMCRLLAGGHRAPLHRLSLMVNGAALEAKPLDCTASEDDWKALVRRCANLRVYMMALDVSSQDLLRVLKPSLPLERIHLDSYSTLVTDGTLELISQQYNKTLSHFVLMRDDTGFPDLSVNRNEDPLVLLAWRCVHLSVLVIHGYTVWSHNLVAISRLRGSSLKVLAVSEESIDFDPDQGVFMEGDPVHNLVKEVSQGLGRIWHPSMDSNLVLSEPTQHFHREMQSFSLGM, encoded by the exons ATGTTGTTTGTTTTCCACACAGAGAGTAGCGGAACATTACCGTTGTCGCACAATCTTACAACGGTTATATTTACACTTTTGTTTGCGAATAATAGTTTAGTGGCCTGCGCCATGGCTCTGTGCGGGGGTGTTGGAGCCATGGCTTTACCAAGCGAGCTTATCGTCCACATATTTTCATTCTTGTCCGACCGTGACAAGCTTCGGGCCTCGTCCGTATGCTCTCGTTGGAGGGAGTGTCTGTTTTACCCATCGCTTTGGATGGAGCTCAAGTTGCGTGTCGGAGGTGGCTCGAATGGGGGAGGCTATGGCTCCGAACAGACCCCAAGATTAGACTTTCTCATGAGGAAGTTTGGCTCCTTCGTGCGCGAGCTACAGCTCGAGTTTGCCCCAGTTGAAGGATATCTAAGGCCATTGAATGGCGTGGAGGGCAGGATGGAATCTGTCGAAAGCGACCCTCAGTTCCCTGGCCGCTGGAAAGAGGCAATTATCACCTATCTGGACCAGGTGTTGTGTGTCCTCGGATGTATTCGAAACAACAG AAATCTCCAGAAGCTGAGTCTGTATGGGGATACCTGCATTCTTCAGGATGAGGGCATTCTGGACAGTGCCTATCTCAACCAAGTTGACCAAGGAGGAGTGAAAATCAAAGA GATCCAGCAGCTGTTAGTGGAAGTTTTGTCTAACAGCAGGCAGATGAAGTGGCTGTCCTCAGCCTTCATGCTGGGTGTGGTGACCCCCTGctccctggcctctctgtccAACCCCAGCGCTGCCTCCCTGGAGCACCTCAGCCTGTTGGACAACCAGCTGCCCTGCCTGTCCTCCCCTGTGGAGCTGGAGCGCCTTGTCCACCTGCGTTCCCTGGCCCTCGACTTCTGTGACTTCACCTCTGAGATGTGCCGCCTGCTGGCTGGAGGACACCGTGCTCCACTACACCGCCTCTCCTTGATGGTGAATGGCGCCGCTCTGGAGGCCAAGCCGCTGGATTGCACCGCCAGTGAGGATGACTGGAAGGCCCTAGTCCGACGCTGCGCTAACCTGCGGGTCTACATGATGGCCCTGGATGTGTCCAGCCAGGACCTGCTGAGGGTGCTCAAGCCCAGCCTGCCCCTGGAGAGGATCCACCTGGACAGCTACTCCACCCTGGTCACAGACGGCACTCTGGAGCTCATTTCCCAGCAGTACAACAAGACCCTGAGCCACTTCGTCCTGATGAGGGATGACACCGGCTTCCCTGACCTCAGCGTCAACCGCAACGAGGACCCGCTGGTCCTACTGGCCTGGCGCTGCGTACACCTCTCTGTCCTGGTTATCCATG GCTACACTGTGTGGTCCCACAACCTGGTGGCCATCTCCCGTCTACGTGGCTCCAGCCTCAAGGTCCTGGCTGTGTCTGAGGAGAGTATCGACTTCGACCCGGACCAGGGAGTCTTCATGGAAGGTGACCCCGTCCACAACCTGGTGAAGGAGGTGTCCCAGGGCCTGGGGCGCATCTGGCACCCCTCCATGGACTCCAACTTGGTCCTCAGCGAGCCCACCCAGCACTTCCACAGGGAGATGCAGAGCTTCAGCCTGGGCATGTAG
- the fam177a1 gene encoding protein FAM177A1 produces the protein MAELSLYLTNVNISLGKTMDAEKSSNMVKEFESVELGDIGMKKQKVPRRTIYFASGETMEEYSTDEEEEEEVQASIAVKTSADPSRLTWGPYFLFHMWRVATSTISVCDYLGERMASLFGITSPKYQYAIDEYYRMKKEEEEEEEENRLSEEAERRFEEEREQEMQQPAMEQPEGKASFVNVTFELDQDATSDANRFPAPIPT, from the exons ATGGCAGAGCTGTCGCTATATCTCACTAATGTCAACATCTCTTTGGGGAAAACTATGGACGCTGAAAAG AGCTCCAATATGGTGAAGGAGTTTGAGAGTGTGGAGCTGGGAGACATAGGGATGAAGAAGCAGAAGGTGCCCCGAAGAACAATTTACTTTGCCAGTGGAGAGACCATGGAGGAATACAGCAcagatgaagaagaagaggaggaagtgcAAGCTTCTATAGCTGTTAAGACCTCAGCTGACCCT TCCAGGTTGACTTGGGGTCCATATTTTTTGTTTCACATGTGGAGAGTGGCAACCTCCACTATTTCAG TTTGTGACTATCTTGGGGAGAGAATGGCCTCATTGTTTGGCATTACGTCACCTAAGTACCAGTATGCTATCGACGAGTACTACAGAATGAAAAAGGAG gaggaggaggaggaggaggagaaccggCTGTCTGAGGAGGCAGAGCGTCGTTTTGAGGAGGAGCGTGAACAGGAGATGCAGCAGCCAGCCATGGAGCAGCCGGAGGGTAAAGCCTCCTTCGTCAACGTCACCTTTGAGCTGGATCAAGATGCCACATCTGATGCCAACAGATTCCCTGCCCCCATCCCCACCTAA